One genomic region from Kineobactrum salinum encodes:
- the murU gene encoding N-acetylmuramate alpha-1-phosphate uridylyltransferase MurU yields the protein MRAMILAAGVGERMRPLTAHTPKPLLRVAGQPLLEYHIRALAREGVRELVINVSHLAGQLRDYCGDGSRWGVRIDYSPEPSPLETAGGIHRALPLLGGAPFMVINGDIWSDYPLARLLEQRALAAGRAHLVLVDNPPQHPGGDFCLDCHGAVAARPAAQTGLTYAGLGVYTPEFFAGMAAGKLPLRPLLDAAIAAGRVQGEHYPGAWEDVGTPQRLHELDARLRGAGVSGSPG from the coding sequence ATGCGGGCAATGATTCTGGCTGCGGGAGTGGGCGAACGGATGCGGCCCCTTACTGCACATACTCCCAAACCGCTGCTGCGGGTGGCGGGTCAGCCACTGCTGGAATACCACATTCGCGCCCTGGCGCGGGAGGGGGTGCGCGAGCTGGTGATCAATGTCTCCCATCTTGCCGGCCAGCTGCGGGACTACTGTGGCGACGGCTCGCGCTGGGGGGTGCGGATAGACTATTCCCCGGAGCCCAGCCCGCTGGAGACCGCCGGCGGCATACACCGCGCGCTGCCGCTGCTGGGCGGTGCGCCGTTCATGGTCATCAACGGCGATATCTGGAGCGATTATCCGCTGGCGCGCCTGCTGGAGCAGCGGGCGCTGGCGGCCGGCCGGGCCCACCTTGTGCTGGTGGATAATCCGCCACAGCATCCCGGCGGCGATTTCTGTCTCGATTGCCACGGCGCGGTGGCCGCGCGTCCCGCGGCACAGACCGGCCTCACCTATGCCGGACTGGGAGTCTACACGCCGGAGTTCTTCGCTGGCATGGCCGCCGGCAAGCTGCCGTTGCGGCCGCTACTGGACGCCGCCATTGCCGCCGGCCGGGTGCAGGGTGAACATTACCCCGGCGCCTGGGAGGATGTCGGTACGCCACAGCGGCTGCATGAACTGGATGCGCGCCTGCGCGGTGCCGGTGTCTCCGGCTCCCCGGGCTGA
- the rpe gene encoding ribulose-phosphate 3-epimerase, with protein sequence MRDYLIAPSILSADFARLGEEVDAVLAAGADIVHFDVMDNHYVPNLTIGPMVCKALRKHGVTAPIDVHLMVSPVDRLIGDFAEAGASYITFHPDASIHVDRSLQMIRDAGCKSGLVFNPHQGLEPLKYVLDKVDMVLLMSVNPGFGGQSFIPATLDKLREARTLIDASGYPIRLEVDGGVGTANIREIAAAGADTFVAGSAIFNAPDYRAVIDTLRAELAAA encoded by the coding sequence ATGCGCGACTACTTGATCGCACCCTCCATCCTGTCGGCCGATTTCGCCCGTCTCGGCGAGGAAGTCGATGCCGTACTGGCGGCGGGTGCGGATATCGTCCACTTCGACGTGATGGACAACCACTACGTGCCCAATCTCACCATTGGACCCATGGTCTGCAAGGCGTTGCGCAAGCACGGCGTGACGGCGCCGATCGACGTCCACCTGATGGTCAGCCCGGTGGACCGGCTGATCGGCGACTTCGCCGAGGCCGGGGCCAGTTATATTACCTTTCATCCCGACGCCTCCATCCACGTCGATCGCTCGCTGCAGATGATCCGCGACGCCGGCTGCAAGAGCGGTCTGGTGTTCAATCCACACCAGGGACTGGAGCCGCTTAAGTACGTCCTGGACAAGGTGGATATGGTACTGCTGATGTCGGTGAACCCGGGCTTTGGCGGGCAGTCCTTCATTCCCGCCACGCTGGACAAGCTGCGTGAGGCGCGGACCCTGATCGACGCGTCGGGCTATCCGATCCGGTTGGAGGTCGACGGCGGCGTGGGCACAGCCAATATCCGCGAGATTGCCGCCGCCGGGGCTGACACCTTTGTCGCCGGCTCGGCGATTTTCAATGCTCCCGACTACCGCGCGGTGATCGATACCCTGCGGGCCGAGCTGGCGGCGGCATGA
- the trpE gene encoding anthranilate synthase component I, producing the protein MNSTDFAALAAQGYNRIPVSIEVLADLETPVSTYRKLAEGPYSYFFESVQGGEKWGRYSIIGLPCRTLLRVCGYRVEVLIDGAVVEQQAVADPLAFVESFQQRYRTAPQPGLPVFHGGLVGYFGYDTVRYVEPRLRDGAPPDELGTPDILLMLSEEVLVFDNLAGTIQLIVNADPAREDALEHALQRLRELARRLPQPMPPLPEVVLHGADSDMLETSARSHFTQPEYERAVERVKDYVLAGDVMQVVPSQRLEVPFTAPPLNLYRALRNLNPSPYMYYLDLGDFHIVGSSPEILARLEQGEVTVRPIAGTRRRGRTEAEDAALEAELLADPKERAEHLMLIDLGRNDVGRIATTGSVSLTDQMVVERYSHVMHIVSNVSGRLQPGKSAIDVLRATLPAGTLSGAPKIRAMEIIDELEPVKRGVYGGAVGYLSWAGDMDTAIAIRTAVIKDGKLYVQAGGGVVADSVPRLEWKETHNKARAMFRAASMVLAGLEPDAGTAAGAVDP; encoded by the coding sequence ATGAACAGCACGGATTTCGCGGCGCTGGCAGCGCAGGGCTACAATCGTATTCCCGTCAGTATCGAGGTGCTGGCCGACCTGGAAACCCCGGTCAGCACCTACCGCAAGCTGGCGGAGGGGCCCTATTCCTACTTTTTTGAATCGGTGCAGGGCGGCGAGAAATGGGGCCGCTACTCCATCATAGGCCTGCCCTGCCGCACCCTGCTCAGGGTGTGCGGCTACCGGGTGGAAGTACTGATTGACGGTGCCGTTGTCGAACAGCAGGCGGTGGCGGATCCGCTGGCCTTTGTCGAATCCTTCCAGCAGCGCTATCGCACCGCCCCGCAGCCGGGACTGCCGGTATTTCACGGTGGCCTGGTGGGGTACTTTGGCTATGACACGGTGCGCTATGTTGAGCCGCGCCTGCGTGACGGCGCGCCGCCGGACGAACTGGGCACTCCCGATATCCTGCTGATGCTGTCCGAAGAGGTGCTGGTATTCGACAATCTGGCCGGCACCATCCAGTTGATAGTGAACGCCGACCCTGCCCGGGAAGATGCGCTGGAGCACGCGCTACAGCGCCTGCGCGAGTTGGCCCGGCGCCTACCCCAGCCGATGCCGCCGCTGCCGGAGGTGGTTCTACACGGTGCCGACAGCGATATGCTGGAAACCTCCGCCCGCTCTCATTTCACGCAGCCCGAGTACGAGCGCGCGGTAGAGCGGGTGAAGGACTATGTGCTGGCCGGGGATGTGATGCAGGTGGTGCCCTCCCAGCGCCTGGAGGTGCCGTTTACCGCGCCGCCGCTGAATCTCTACCGCGCGCTGCGCAATCTCAATCCCTCGCCGTACATGTACTACCTGGATCTGGGGGACTTTCATATCGTCGGGTCGTCGCCCGAGATCCTGGCGCGGCTGGAGCAGGGCGAGGTCACCGTGCGGCCGATAGCGGGCACCCGCCGCCGCGGCCGCACCGAGGCTGAGGATGCGGCGCTGGAGGCGGAGCTGCTGGCGGACCCGAAGGAGCGGGCCGAGCACCTGATGCTGATCGATCTGGGCCGCAACGACGTGGGCCGCATCGCCACCACCGGCAGTGTCAGCCTCACTGACCAGATGGTGGTGGAGCGCTATTCCCACGTCATGCATATCGTCTCCAATGTCAGCGGCCGGCTGCAGCCGGGCAAGTCGGCCATCGACGTGCTGCGGGCAACCCTGCCGGCGGGTACGCTGAGCGGCGCGCCCAAGATCCGGGCGATGGAAATCATCGATGAACTGGAACCGGTCAAACGCGGCGTGTACGGCGGCGCCGTAGGCTATCTGTCCTGGGCTGGTGACATGGATACCGCGATTGCCATCCGCACCGCAGTGATCAAGGATGGCAAGCTCTACGTCCAGGCCGGCGGCGGAGTGGTGGCGGACTCGGTGCCGCGACTGGAGTGGAAGGAAACCCACAACAAGGCCAGGGCCATGTTCCGGGCCGCATCCATGGTGCTGGCCGGGTTGGAACCCGACGCCGGCACGGCGGCCGGGGCCGTCGACCCATAG
- a CDS encoding SulP family inorganic anion transporter produces the protein MLLHSTKADWFGNIRGDLLAGIVVALALIPEAIAFSIIAGVDPKVGLYASFCIAVVIAIVGGRPGMISAATGAMALLMVTLVKNHGLEYLLAATLLTGVLQIAAGYLKLGNLMSFVSKSVVTGFVNALAILIFMAQLPELTNVTWHVYAMTLAGLGIIYLLPLVPVIGKLVPSPLVCIVVLTIVAVVVGIDVRTVGDMGQLPDTLPIFLWPDVPLNLTTLMIILPYSASLAVVGLLESMMTATIVDDLTDTSSDKNRECKGQGIANIGAGLLGGMAGCAMIGQSVINVKSGGRGRLSTLAAGIFLIVMVVFLGPWLSLIPMAALVAVMIMVAIGTFSWDSITRMKQHPLSTNIVMVVTVVVVVASHNLAFGVLTGVLLASLFFANKVSHFLYVTSELDEAGSTRTYNVVGQVFFNSADRFTSEFDLREAMEKVVIDLTRAHFWDISAVAALDKVVIKLRREGIEVELLGLNEASATIVDRFGVHDKPEEIDKVLGAH, from the coding sequence ATGTTGCTCCATTCAACCAAAGCCGACTGGTTCGGCAATATCCGCGGCGACCTGCTGGCGGGTATCGTGGTCGCCCTGGCGTTGATCCCGGAGGCGATTGCATTTTCCATCATCGCCGGTGTGGATCCGAAAGTCGGTCTCTATGCTTCGTTCTGCATTGCCGTGGTGATTGCCATCGTGGGTGGCCGGCCGGGCATGATCAGTGCGGCGACGGGTGCCATGGCACTGCTGATGGTCACCCTGGTGAAAAATCACGGGCTCGAATACCTGCTGGCCGCCACCTTGTTGACCGGCGTACTACAGATTGCGGCGGGCTACCTGAAGCTGGGTAATCTGATGAGTTTCGTGTCCAAGTCGGTGGTGACCGGCTTCGTGAACGCGCTGGCAATCCTGATCTTCATGGCCCAGCTGCCGGAGTTGACCAATGTCACCTGGCACGTTTATGCGATGACCCTGGCGGGCCTCGGCATCATCTATTTGCTGCCCCTGGTACCTGTGATCGGCAAGCTGGTACCGTCGCCGCTGGTCTGTATCGTCGTCCTCACTATCGTTGCAGTGGTGGTGGGCATCGATGTGCGCACTGTCGGCGACATGGGGCAGCTGCCGGATACCCTGCCGATCTTCCTGTGGCCGGATGTGCCCCTCAACCTCACCACCCTGATGATCATTCTGCCCTACTCGGCATCACTCGCTGTCGTTGGCCTGCTGGAATCGATGATGACCGCCACCATCGTCGATGATCTGACCGACACCAGCAGCGACAAGAACCGGGAGTGCAAGGGCCAGGGGATTGCCAATATCGGCGCAGGGCTGCTGGGCGGCATGGCGGGCTGTGCGATGATCGGCCAGTCGGTGATCAATGTGAAGTCCGGCGGCCGGGGCCGGCTTTCCACGCTTGCTGCCGGCATATTCCTGATCGTCATGGTCGTGTTTCTCGGACCGTGGCTGTCGCTGATCCCGATGGCAGCGCTGGTCGCGGTGATGATCATGGTCGCCATCGGTACTTTCAGTTGGGACTCCATCACCAGGATGAAGCAGCACCCGCTGTCCACCAATATCGTAATGGTGGTGACCGTTGTGGTGGTGGTCGCCTCCCACAACCTGGCGTTTGGTGTACTGACAGGTGTGCTGCTTGCATCGCTGTTCTTTGCCAACAAGGTCAGCCACTTTCTCTATGTGACATCCGAGCTGGACGAGGCAGGCAGTACTCGTACCTACAACGTGGTGGGGCAGGTTTTCTTCAATTCCGCGGATCGCTTTACCAGTGAGTTTGACCTGCGCGAGGCCATGGAAAAAGTGGTGATAGATCTCACTCGCGCTCATTTCTGGGATATTTCCGCGGTGGCGGCCCTCGACAAGGTAGTGATCAAGTTGCGTCGCGAAGGGATAGAGGTGGAGCTGCTGGGGCTCAATGAAGCCAGTGCCACGATTGTCGATCGCTTCGGTGTGCACGACAAGCCCGAAGAAATCGACAAGGTCCTGGGGGCGCATTGA
- a CDS encoding putative bifunctional diguanylate cyclase/phosphodiesterase, with protein sequence MTGIYSPLLVTLSCIIAIMASYTALDLAGRIRACKDAVAGRYWLTGGAFAMGTGIWAMHFIGMLAFMLPENLGYDISFTLLSMLAAVIASGIALAVVNTGELTLVRLLAGGLAMGTGICAMHYVGMAAMKMQPPISYSGPLVGASIFIAMSASVAALWIAFRVNPRSDSPAGRPPIWQRMAAAVMMGAAIAGVHYTGMAAARFPTVAQGTAASLMSAEQLATLVAVMSISVMLIAVLLSVHDKFQSQQTRYLTASLQAANEELQFMLLHDPLTRLPNRVLLEDRVSRIMARVKRSKLEFAFLYIDLDRFKSVNDLMGHHIGDAVIQAAAKRITETLREMDTVARVGGDEFMVVLGESENRQDFETVARRIGIALSDTFVIQGHEIRISASIGISIYPQHGTDIQQLMAHADAAMYYAKDVGKNNYQVFEAGMNIAVERRHRISRNLALAIGRTELTLAYQPKVAIASGGIVGVEALARWHDRELGIIGPEEFIPIAEDTGLILSLGEWVLCEACTQMKRWEAQGEERLQGISVNVSTYQLNHQNFVEVVKGVLEKTGLEAGRLELEVTESAVMQNPERACAILTELHQLGVKIAIDDFGTGYSNLSQLKRFPIDYLKIDQSFISGIATDIQNAALVKTIVAMAYNLNLEVIVEGVETEEQLAFVKNLGAHMYQGYLCSEPLSVEEFQQFLGRTGEKDKTQWR encoded by the coding sequence ATGACAGGCATTTACAGCCCGCTACTTGTCACCTTGTCCTGCATCATCGCCATTATGGCGTCCTACACGGCACTGGATCTTGCAGGGCGTATCCGGGCCTGTAAGGATGCAGTGGCGGGCCGCTACTGGCTCACCGGTGGCGCCTTTGCCATGGGTACAGGTATCTGGGCGATGCATTTTATCGGCATGCTGGCTTTCATGCTGCCGGAAAACCTGGGCTACGATATTTCGTTTACGCTGTTGTCCATGCTGGCAGCGGTGATCGCCTCTGGTATTGCTCTTGCCGTGGTCAACACTGGCGAATTGACGCTTGTCCGGCTGCTGGCCGGAGGCCTGGCCATGGGGACGGGGATTTGCGCCATGCACTACGTGGGCATGGCTGCGATGAAAATGCAGCCACCGATCAGCTACAGTGGCCCGTTGGTGGGCGCCTCGATTTTTATTGCAATGAGCGCCTCGGTGGCCGCGTTATGGATAGCCTTTCGTGTCAATCCCCGCTCTGATTCACCCGCGGGCCGGCCACCGATCTGGCAGCGCATGGCTGCTGCCGTGATGATGGGCGCGGCCATTGCGGGCGTGCACTACACGGGTATGGCTGCGGCCCGCTTCCCGACAGTCGCACAGGGTACGGCGGCCAGTCTCATGTCGGCGGAACAACTGGCGACCCTCGTTGCAGTGATGTCCATCAGTGTCATGCTGATCGCGGTTCTGTTGTCGGTTCACGACAAGTTTCAGTCACAGCAGACACGCTATCTGACCGCGTCTTTGCAGGCTGCGAATGAGGAACTGCAATTCATGCTTCTGCATGATCCGCTGACCCGATTGCCCAACAGGGTTTTGCTGGAAGACCGGGTAAGCAGAATCATGGCCAGGGTCAAGCGCAGCAAGCTTGAATTCGCCTTCCTCTACATTGACCTGGATCGCTTCAAGAGTGTCAATGATTTGATGGGACATCATATTGGCGATGCCGTCATCCAGGCTGCGGCCAAACGGATAACAGAGACCCTGCGGGAGATGGATACCGTTGCCAGGGTGGGTGGCGATGAGTTCATGGTGGTCCTCGGTGAAAGCGAAAACCGCCAGGACTTTGAAACCGTTGCCCGCAGAATTGGCATCGCACTCTCCGACACCTTCGTGATACAGGGTCACGAGATCCGTATATCCGCCAGTATCGGCATCAGTATCTATCCGCAGCACGGCACCGATATCCAGCAACTGATGGCTCATGCTGATGCGGCGATGTACTACGCCAAGGACGTTGGCAAGAATAACTATCAGGTCTTTGAAGCGGGTATGAACATCGCCGTGGAACGGCGCCACAGGATCTCGCGCAATCTGGCCCTGGCCATTGGTCGTACGGAACTGACGCTGGCTTACCAGCCCAAAGTCGCCATCGCCAGCGGCGGTATCGTGGGGGTCGAGGCACTGGCCCGATGGCATGACAGAGAGCTGGGGATTATCGGACCGGAGGAGTTCATTCCCATTGCCGAAGATACTGGCCTCATACTGTCGCTCGGTGAGTGGGTGCTTTGCGAGGCGTGTACGCAGATGAAGCGTTGGGAGGCACAAGGAGAGGAGCGGTTGCAGGGAATCTCTGTCAACGTCTCGACCTACCAACTCAATCACCAGAACTTTGTCGAGGTTGTGAAGGGTGTACTTGAGAAAACCGGCCTGGAAGCCGGCAGGCTCGAGCTGGAGGTGACTGAAAGTGCGGTAATGCAGAATCCGGAACGCGCCTGCGCGATCCTGACGGAATTGCACCAGCTCGGTGTGAAGATAGCCATCGATGACTTCGGTACCGGCTATTCCAACCTGTCGCAACTCAAGCGCTTTCCGATCGACTATCTGAAGATCGACCAGTCCTTCATCTCTGGCATCGCCACAGACATCCAGAATGCTGCCTTGGTCAAAACCATTGTTGCCATGGCCTACAATCTCAATCTGGAGGTCATTGTCGAGGGCGTAGAGACAGAAGAACAGCTCGCTTTCGTCAAAAATCTCGGCGCTCACATGTATCAAGGTTATCTGTGCAGCGAACCGCTGTCCGTGGAGGAATTCCAGCAGTTTCTGGGGCGCACCGGCGAGAAGGATAAAACGCAATGGCGGTGA
- a CDS encoding anthranilate synthase component II, with translation MARVLMIDNYDSFTWNIVQYLGELGAEVEVVRNDAIAVADIAALAPERIVISPGPCTPNEAGISMAVIETFAGRLPILGICLGMQSMGQVFGGRVVRARQVMHGKTSPIHHCGSGVFRGLAQPFEATRYHSLIVERQGLPDCLEITAWTETDSGELDEIMGLRHRQWAVEGVQFHPESILTAHGHDLLHNFLELQEG, from the coding sequence ATGGCCAGGGTCCTGATGATCGACAATTACGACTCCTTCACCTGGAACATCGTCCAGTACCTGGGTGAACTGGGCGCCGAGGTGGAGGTGGTGCGCAATGACGCCATTGCGGTCGCGGATATCGCTGCCCTGGCGCCGGAGCGCATCGTCATTTCTCCCGGGCCCTGCACGCCCAATGAGGCGGGTATCTCCATGGCGGTGATCGAGACCTTTGCCGGCAGGCTGCCAATCCTGGGCATCTGCCTGGGCATGCAGAGCATGGGGCAGGTGTTCGGCGGCCGCGTGGTGCGGGCGCGGCAGGTGATGCACGGCAAGACCTCGCCCATCCATCATTGCGGCTCGGGCGTGTTTCGCGGCCTGGCGCAGCCTTTCGAGGCCACCCGCTACCACAGTCTGATAGTGGAGCGGCAGGGCCTGCCGGATTGTCTTGAGATCACCGCCTGGACCGAGACCGACAGCGGCGAGCTGGACGAAATCATGGGCTTGCGCCATCGCCAGTGGGCTGTCGAAGGGGTACAGTTTCACCCCGAATCGATACTGACGGCCCACGGCCATGACTTGCTGCACAATTTTCTCGAGCTTCAGGAAGGGTAA
- the trpD gene encoding anthranilate phosphoribosyltransferase — protein MEIQQALALLVERVDLGRQEMAAVMRQVMSGGATDAQIGALLVGLRMKGESIEEIAGAAEVMRELATPVVVSAEHLVDLVGTGGDGANLFNVSTAATFVVAAAGARVAKHGNRSVSSTSGSSDLLEMLGVPINLSPEQVARAIDSVGMGFMFAPAHHAAMRYSVGPRRELGMRTLFNVLGPLTNPAGVRRQLIGVFDATLCQPLAEVLQLLGSEHALVVHGAGGLDEITISGSTQVTELCRGSISNYHITPEDFGMQRQSLDGLAVSSAAESASLIRAALGREDDAVASKAAAMIAMNAGATIYVSGLAATIADGVALAEDLIATGQAEEKMKEFVSFTQLMGAGSESQ, from the coding sequence ATGGAGATACAACAGGCACTTGCTCTGCTGGTGGAGCGTGTGGATCTGGGCCGTCAGGAGATGGCCGCGGTGATGCGGCAGGTGATGTCCGGCGGTGCTACCGACGCCCAGATCGGGGCGCTGCTGGTAGGACTGCGGATGAAGGGCGAGTCCATCGAGGAGATAGCCGGTGCGGCGGAAGTAATGCGCGAACTGGCGACCCCGGTGGTCGTCAGTGCCGAGCATCTGGTGGATCTGGTCGGTACCGGTGGCGATGGTGCCAACCTCTTCAATGTGTCCACCGCGGCGACTTTCGTGGTTGCGGCGGCCGGCGCCCGTGTGGCCAAGCACGGCAACCGTTCAGTATCCAGCACCTCGGGCAGTTCGGATCTGCTGGAGATGCTGGGGGTGCCGATAAACCTCAGTCCTGAGCAGGTGGCCCGCGCCATTGACAGTGTGGGAATGGGTTTCATGTTCGCGCCGGCGCACCACGCAGCGATGCGCTACTCCGTGGGGCCGCGGCGGGAACTGGGCATGCGCACACTGTTCAACGTGTTGGGCCCGCTGACCAATCCCGCCGGCGTGCGGCGGCAATTGATCGGGGTGTTCGATGCCACCCTCTGCCAACCGCTGGCGGAGGTGCTGCAACTGTTGGGTAGCGAGCACGCGTTGGTGGTCCACGGTGCCGGAGGCCTGGATGAAATCACCATCAGCGGCAGTACCCAGGTGACGGAACTGTGCCGGGGCAGCATCTCCAACTACCACATTACTCCCGAGGATTTCGGCATGCAGCGCCAGAGTCTTGACGGGCTCGCGGTCAGCAGTGCAGCTGAATCGGCCAGTCTGATTCGCGCCGCGCTGGGGCGCGAAGATGATGCCGTGGCCAGCAAGGCGGCTGCGATGATCGCGATGAATGCCGGCGCCACCATCTATGTCAGCGGCCTGGCGGCCACCATCGCCGACGGAGTGGCTTTGGCGGAGGATTTGATCGCCACCGGGCAGGCAGAAGAGAAGATGAAGGAATTTGTGAGCTTTACCCAGTTGATGGGCGCGGGGAGTGAATCGCAGTGA
- the trpC gene encoding indole-3-glycerol phosphate synthase TrpC: protein MSETAPTILRRILARKREEVAAGRAQQSLADLESRITEQSAVRGFAAMLRARVGEGQPAVIAEVKRASPSKGIIREDFQPAQIAQSYQHGGAACLSVLTDVDFFQGADAYLQQARAACVLPVLRKDFTVDPWQIIEARAIGADAVLLIVAALERAQLQELALTAAEYNLDVLVEVHDRAELERALELDTPLIGVNNRDLHSFETSLDTTLSLLPHVPGDRLLVTESGIHSREDVAMMRDAGVHGFLVGEAFMRAQEPGEKLRELFF from the coding sequence GTGAGTGAGACAGCCCCTACCATCCTGCGTCGTATCCTTGCCCGCAAGCGGGAGGAAGTCGCGGCGGGCCGTGCGCAGCAGTCGCTCGCCGATCTGGAGTCACGCATCACCGAACAGAGTGCGGTACGCGGCTTTGCTGCCATGCTGCGGGCCCGTGTCGGCGAAGGTCAGCCCGCGGTCATTGCCGAGGTCAAGCGGGCCTCGCCCAGCAAGGGCATCATCCGCGAGGATTTCCAGCCGGCGCAGATAGCGCAGAGCTATCAGCACGGTGGGGCCGCCTGCCTGTCGGTGCTCACCGACGTGGACTTTTTCCAGGGCGCGGACGCCTATCTGCAGCAGGCACGGGCGGCCTGCGTACTGCCGGTGCTGCGCAAGGACTTCACGGTGGATCCGTGGCAGATCATTGAGGCCCGGGCCATCGGTGCCGATGCGGTCCTGTTGATCGTGGCTGCGCTGGAACGCGCCCAGTTGCAGGAACTGGCATTGACCGCGGCCGAGTACAATCTGGATGTGCTGGTAGAGGTTCATGACCGGGCTGAACTGGAGCGGGCGCTGGAACTTGATACGCCGCTGATCGGGGTCAACAACCGCGATCTGCACAGTTTCGAAACCTCGCTGGATACCACGCTGTCACTGCTGCCACATGTACCCGGGGACCGGCTATTGGTGACAGAGAGTGGTATCCACAGCCGCGAGGATGTGGCCATGATGCGCGATGCCGGGGTGCATGGCTTTCTGGTGGGAGAGGCCTTCATGCGCGCCCAGGAGCCGGGCGAGAAGTTGCGCGAACTGTTCTTTTAA
- the crp gene encoding cAMP-activated global transcriptional regulator CRP, translating into MLKPQITKAIPTVENFLRHCNRHSYRPKHVILREGAQSDCLYLILDGSVSVMVQDEADSEHMMVVSYLNAGDFFGEMGLFGASAEVRSAMVVAREHCEVAEISYERFHQIRSLFPDILFAIAQQMGMRLRQTTRKLKDLAFVDVSGRVAHTLIDLCKQPDAMTHPDGMQIKITRQELGKIVGCSREMAGRVLKILEEEGLVAVSGKTMVVYGTR; encoded by the coding sequence GTGCTAAAGCCCCAAATAACCAAAGCGATACCCACGGTGGAGAATTTCCTCCGCCACTGCAACCGTCACAGCTACCGCCCCAAACACGTCATTCTCCGGGAGGGCGCGCAAAGCGACTGTCTCTACCTGATCCTGGACGGGTCAGTCTCGGTGATGGTACAGGACGAGGCCGATTCCGAGCACATGATGGTGGTCAGCTACCTCAACGCCGGCGACTTCTTTGGTGAAATGGGACTCTTCGGTGCCTCTGCCGAAGTCCGCAGCGCGATGGTCGTCGCCCGCGAACACTGCGAAGTGGCCGAGATCTCCTACGAACGCTTCCACCAGATACGCAGCCTGTTTCCCGACATCCTGTTCGCCATTGCCCAGCAAATGGGCATGCGCCTGCGCCAGACCACGCGCAAGCTGAAGGACCTGGCCTTCGTCGACGTCTCGGGCCGGGTCGCCCACACGCTGATAGACCTGTGCAAACAACCCGACGCAATGACCCACCCGGACGGCATGCAGATCAAGATCACGCGCCAGGAATTGGGCAAGATCGTCGGCTGCTCGCGGGAAATGGCCGGCCGGGTGCTGAAGATTCTGGAGGAGGAAGGTCTGGTCGCAGTGTCCGGCAAGACCATGGTGGTCTACGGCACCCGCTGA
- a CDS encoding OsmC family protein: MQATVKWVDGVMFIGESGSGHTVVMDGAPDHGGRNLGVRPMEMLLLGLGGCSSFDVIGTLKKSRQQVVDCRVELKAERADAVPAVFTHIHMHFVVTGVDLKEKQVQRAVELSAEKYCSASIMLGAAGVKMSHSHELQAFAAA; this comes from the coding sequence ATGCAGGCAACAGTGAAGTGGGTGGACGGGGTCATGTTCATCGGTGAGTCCGGCAGCGGCCATACCGTAGTGATGGACGGTGCGCCCGATCACGGCGGACGCAATCTCGGCGTCCGGCCAATGGAAATGTTGCTGCTGGGCCTGGGTGGCTGCTCCTCTTTCGATGTGATTGGCACCTTGAAGAAGTCGCGTCAACAGGTGGTGGACTGCCGGGTAGAACTGAAGGCCGAGCGGGCCGATGCTGTGCCCGCGGTATTTACGCATATCCACATGCATTTTGTGGTGACCGGGGTCGATCTGAAAGAAAAGCAGGTGCAGCGGGCGGTAGAGCTGTCGGCCGAGAAATACTGCTCCGCCTCCATTATGCTGGGCGCGGCGGGGGTCAAAATGAGTCACAGCCATGAACTGCAGGCTTTTGCCGCAGCCTAG